The following is a genomic window from Pseudomonas lurida.
CGTGGCTGGTGCCGATGGCGATGGCCAGGGCATCCACTTGGGTCTTCTTCACGAAGTCAGCGGCTTCTTCCGGGTCGGTCAGCATCTGGCTGTGATCCAGCACGCCTTCGGCACCGATGCCGTCTTCTTCGCCGGCCATGCCGGTTTCCAGGGAACCCAGGCAGCCCAGCTCGCCTTCAACCGAAACGCCGCAGGCGTGAGCCATGGCCACGGTCTGTTGGGTCACACGGACGTTGTATTCGTAGTCGGTCGGGGTCTTGCCGTCTTCGCCGAGGGAACCGTCCATCATCACCGAGCTGAAGCCCAGTTGGATGGAGCGCTGGCACACGTCAGGGCTGGTGCCGTGATCCTGGTGCATGCACACCGGGATGTGCGGGAATTCTTCGATCGCGGCGAGGATCAGGTGACGCAGGAACGGGGCACCGGCGTATTTGCGTGCACCGGCCGAGGCCTGGACGATCACGGGGGAGTCGGTCTTGTCAGCGGCTTCCATGATGGCGCGCATCTGCTCAAGGTTGTTGACGTTAAAGGCTGGGACGCCGTAGCCGAACTCGGCTGCGTGGTCCAGCATTTGACGCATGCTGATAAGTGCCATTGTGTTGTCTCTCCCGGTCGAGGGTCGTTAATCGTGCAAGCCTGCCGTAGCGGCGGCTGCTATTCAAGTTATTGCCGGTCAGGGTGTGTACATCTGACCTGCTGAATCGTTATTGCTGATGAGCTCGACTCACATTCCACTGTGGAACCGAACTCATGTGGGAGCTGGCTTGCCTGCGATGGCGGTGTAGCCGTCACCGAATTCGCCTACTGCCCCACCGCTTTCGCGGACAAGCTCGCTCCCACCGTTGATCTTCAGTGAGCTCACTATTGGGCTTTGCAGCCGCGCCCGATCAAATCATCGGTGGCTACCCAGTAAACCAGGCCTTCCTCACCTTTTGTGTGAAACGCCAACTGGTCGTTGCTGTACAGCACGCCTGAGGCGGCAACGTCCTGTTTGAGGCGGTAGACCTGGTCGGAACCGCCGAGGCGAACATCGACCTCGGTGCGGGCCGGGTTGGCAAAGCGCCAGTTGACCTCGGCCTTGCTGTCGCAGGTCCAGGTGGTCCACTTATCGGCAGGCTCTGCCTTGTTGAACATGTTCATGCTGCTGCAGCCGGCCAACAGGGCCAGGGCTGCCAGGGCGAAAACGCCTTTCATTGCCAATCCTCACAGGGCGACCAGGGGGCCGCCGCTGCTGTCGGTTAGTTGATCAGACCCGTCAAGGGCAACCCTGTTCCTGACCGTTGGGCGCGGAGTCGTATTTCTCCAGCCGTTCGTTGCCGATGCGCTTGTTGATCACCGGCATGGTCTCGGCTTGCCAGTCAGCCTGGTAGCAGCTTTTTTTCTGCTCGGCGCCAGGCTTGCCCGCCTCCGGCGCCGCGCTTGGCGTGCTGCCGCAGCCAGCCAAAAGGCCTGCTGCGATCACCAATGCCAACGACTTGATCATGGGAATACTCCTTTTCCGGATCACGAGCCTCAGCCTTTGGCTCGGGTTTCCAGCACTTCAACGGCCGGCAGCACTTTGCCCTCGACGAACTCGAGGAACGCGCCACCACCGGTAGAAATGTAGGAGATCTGGTCAGCCACGCCATATTTATCGATGGCCGCCAGGGTGTCGCCGCCGCCAGCGATGGAGAATGCCGAGCTTTCGGCGATGGCCTTGGCCAGCACCTTGGTGCCGTTGCCGAACTGGTCGAACTCGAACACGCCAACCGGGCCGTTCCACAGGATCGTCTGGGACGCTTTCAACAGTTCGGCGAAGTTGGCTGCGGTTTGCGGGCCAATATCCAGGATCATGTCGTCGGCGGCCACGTCAGCGATCAGCTTGACGGTGGCTTCGGCGCTTTCGGCGAATTCCTTGGCCACCACCACGTCCACCGGCAACGGCACGCTGACCTTGGCTGCGATAGCGCGGGCGGTGTCCAGCAGGTCCGGCTCGTACAGGGACTTGCCCACCGGATGGCCGGCTGCGGCCAGGAAAGTGTTGGCAATGCCGCCGCCGACGATCAGTTGGTTGCAGATCTGGCTCAGGCTGTTAAGCACGTCCAGCTTGGTGGACACCTTGGAACCGGCGACGATGGCAGCCATCGGTTGCGCCGGCGCGCCCAGGGCCTTGCCCAGTGCGTCCAGTTCAGCAGCCAGCAGTGGGCCAGCCGCAGCAACCTTGGCGAACTTGGCCACGCCGTGGGTGGAGCCTTCAGCGCGGTGGGCGGTGCCAAAGGCATCCATCACGAACACGTCGCACAGCGCAGCGTATTGCTGGGCCAGTTCGTCGCTGTTCTTTTTCTCGCCTTTGTTGAAGCGCACGTTTTCGAACAGCACGATGTCGCCGGCCTTCACGTCAACGCCGCCCAGGTAGTCGGCCACCAGCGGCACGTCGCGACCCAGGGCCTTGCTCAGGTACTCGGCGACAGGCTTGAGGCTGTTTTCGGCGGAGAACTCACCTTCGGTCGGGCGACCCAGGTGGGAGCAGACCATCACGGCCGCGCCTTTTTCCAGGGCCAGCTTGATGGTCGGCAGCGAAGCCAGGATTCGCGCATCGCTGGTGACAACACCGTCCTTGACTGGGACGTTGAGGTCTTCGCGGATCAGTACGCGCTTACCTTGCAGATCGAGGTCGGTCATCTTCAACACGGTCATGGGTCGCAGTTCCTGAATTACTGTTGAGGTTGTTTGGATGCGATGTGCAGATAATGTTCCGCAACATCCAGCATTCGGTTGGCAAAGCCCCATTCGTTGTCGAACCACGCCAGGATGTTCACCAGCCTCGGGCCGGAAACGCGGGTCTGGCTGGCATCGACAATCGCCGAATGCGGGTCATGGTTGAAATCGCAACTGGCGTGCGGCAACTCGGTGTACGCCAGCAAGCCTTTGAGCGGGCCGCTGGTGGCGGCGTCGCGCAGGATCCGGTTGACCTCCGTCGCGTCAGTGTCGCTGACGGTTTGCATGGTGATGTCCAGGCAGGACACGTTCACCGTCGGCACCCGTACGGCTTTGGCCTGGATTCGCCCGGCAAGTTCCGGCAACAGTCGCTCGATACCGCGCGCCAGGCCGGTGGACACCGGAATCACTGACTGGAACGCCGAGCGCGTACGGCGCAGGTCTTCGTGGTGGTAGGCGTCGATCACCGGCTGGTCGTTCATCGCCGAGTGAATGGTGGTGATCGACACGTAGTCCAGGCCGATCGCCTGATCCAGCAGGCGCAACAACGGCACGCTGCAGTTGGTGGTGCAGGACGCGTTGGACACCAGCAGCTCATTGCCGGTCAGGCAATCCTGGTTGATACCGTAGACGATGGTGGCGTCCACGTCCGCCTCGCTGGCCATCGGCTGGGAAAACAGCACACGCGGTGCGCCGGCGTCGAGGAAACGCTGGCCATCGGCCCGGGTGTGGTAGACACCGGAACATTCCAGCACCAGGTCGACGCCCAGTGCGTTCCAGTCGATGCCTTCGGGGGTGGCACTGCGCAAGACCTGCACGCAGTTGCCATTGATATGCAGACAATCGCCTTCGACCCGTACTTCGCCGGGGAAGCGGCCGTGGGTGGAGTCGAAGCGTGTCAGGTATTCGATGCTGGCCATGTCGGCCAGATCGTTGATTGCAACAATTTCAAACCCCGCCGCCGCCCCTCGCTCGAACAGAGCACGCAAGACGCAACGACCAATGCGGCCGTAGCCGTTGAGTGCAACTTTGTAGGGACGCGGTTGGGGCATGGGGTTCTCGATCAAGGTAAGTTCGGTGTTGAATGCAGTATCGCCATCGCGGGCAAGCCCGCTCCTACATTAGACCCAGAGCCAAATGTGGGAGCGGGCTTGCCCGCGGTGGCGCCAGTACAGACAACGCAGACTGACTTAGTCTTCCAGCAGCTCTTCAGCCTGGCCCAGGATGTTTTCCAGGGTGAAGCCGAACTCTTCGAACAACGCTGGCGCTGGCGCCGACTCACCGTAGGTGGTCATGCCGATCACGCGGCCTTCCAGGCCCACGTACTTGTACCAGTAGTCGGCGTGAGCCGCTTCGATAGCGATACGCGCGCTGACCTGCAACGGCAGCACCGATTGCTTGTAGCCGGCGTCCTGGGCTTCGAACACGCTGGTGCACGGCATGGACACAACACGTACGTTGCGGCCTTGCGCGGTCAGCTTGTCGTACGCCTGCACGGTCAGGCCCACTTCGGAACCGGTGGAGATCAGGATCAGCTCCGGCTCGCCGATGCAGTCCTTGAGCACGTAGCCGCCACGGCTGATGTCGGCGATCTGCGCGTCGGTACGCACTTGGTGCTGCAGGTTCTGACGCGAGAAGATCAGCGCCGAAGGGCCGTCCTTGCGCTCGATGGCGTGCTTCCAGGCCACGGCGGATTCCACCGCGTCGGCTGGGCGCCAGCAATCCAGGTTCGGCGTGGTGCGCAGGCTGGTCAGTTGCTCGACCGGTTGGTGCGTCGGGCCGTCTTCGCCCAGGCCGATGGAGTCGTGGGTGTACACGTGGATGACGCGCTTCTTCATCAACGCAGCCATGCGTACGGCGTTGCGGGCGTATTCCATGAACATCAGGAAGGTCGCGCCGTAAGGCACCAGGCCGCCGTGCAGGGACACGCCGTTCATGATGGCGCTCATGCCGAACTCACGCACGCCGTAGTACATGTAGTTGCCGCTGGCGTCTTCAGCCGACACACCTTTGCAGCCTTTCCACAGGGTCAGGTTGGAACCGGCTAGGTCAGCCGAACCACCGAGGATCTCAGGCAGCAGCGGCCCGAAGGCGTTCAGGGTGTTCTGGCTCGCTTTACGGCTGGCAATGGTCTCGCCCTTGGCCGCGACTTCGGCGATGTAGGCCGAGGCCTTTTCCGAGAAGTCGGCAGGCAGGTCGCCAGCCAGGCGGCGTACCAGCTCATTGGCCAGTTCAGGGAATTCGGCGGAGTAGGCAGCAAAACGCTGGTCCCACTCGGCTTCGGTCGCCAGGCCTTTTTCCTTGGCATCCCATTCGGCGTAGATGTCGGCAGGGATTTCGAACGGGCCGTGGGTCCACTTCAGGGCTTCACGGGTCAGGGCGATTTCCGCGTCACCCAGTGGGGCGCCGTGGCAGTCTTCCTTGCCCTGTTTGTTCGGCGAACCGAAACCGATGGTGGTCTTGCAGCAGATCAGGGTCGGCTGCGCGCTCTTGCGGGCGGTATCGATGGCGGTCTTGATCTCTTCCGGATCGTGGCCGTCGACGTTGCGGATCACCTGCCAGTTGTAGGCTTCGAAACGCTTCGGGGTGTCATCGGTGAACCAGCCTTCGACTTCGCCGTCGATGGAAATACCGTTGTCATCGTAGAAGGCGATCAGCTTGCCCAGGCCCAGGGTACCGGCCAGGGAAGCGACTTCGTGGGAAATGCCTTCCATCATGCAGCCATCACCCAGGAACACGTAGGTGTGGTGATCGACGATGTCGTGGCCAGGGCGGTTGAACTGCGCGCCCAGGACTTTTTCAGCCAGCGCGAAGCCAACGGCATTGGCCAGGCCTTGGCCCAGGGGACCGGTGGTGGTCTCGACGCCTGGGGTGTAGCCAAATTCCGGGTGGCCCGGGGTGCGGCTGTGCAGCTGGCGGAAGCTCTTGAGGTCATCGATGGTGACGTCGTAGCCGGTCAGGTGCAGCAGCGAGTAGATCAGCATCGAGCCGTGCCCGTTGGACAGCACGAAGCGGTCACGGTCGGCGAACGACGGGTTGCTCGGGTTGTGTTTCAGGTAGTCACGCCAAAGTACCTCGGCGATATCCGCCATGCCCATCGGGGCACCGGGATGGCCGCTGTTGGCTTTTTGCACGGCATCCATGCTGAGGGCACGAATGGCGTTGGCACGCTCACGACGGCTGGGCATCGCTGTTCTCCTGAGGATTTTGAATAGTGATTGATTAAAAGAAACGCAAAAAAGGACCGGCATTTTCCCTCAGCCACCGCCTGCGGGCAATGACAGATAGTCACTTGTGGGCGTTTTTCCTGTGCTTTGCCCGGCAATCGCCTGCAGAAACCTTTAACCGGTTCGTCTAAAGGTCATGGCGGCGGCTTATAACCGCCACTTATCGATCAATATCAAAACTTTTTGATATTGGCCTTGCGGGTATTTCCACCCATCACTAGACTGCTGGCCTTATGAACCTACCCGTGCCCTCACTGCGCCCCGACGACGGCGATGAACTGGCAGCCTTGTGCAAGGCCGCTGGCGACTCGTTGCGTCTGAACGTATTGCGCGCACTGGCCAACGATTCGTTTGGCGTACTCGAACTGGCGCAGATCTTCGCCATCGGCCAGTCCGGCATGAGCCACCACTTGAAGGTCCTGGCCCAGGCCGACCTGGTAGCGACCCGCCGTGAAGGCAATGCGATTTTCTACCGCCGTGCCCTGCCCCACACCGAATTGCTTGGCGGCAAGCTGCACGCAGCCCTGCTCGAAGAAGTGGATAACCTGAGCCTTCCGGGCGACGTACAGTCGCGCATCGGCCAGGTGCATGGACAGCGCGCCGCCGCGAGCCAGGACTTTTTCGCACGGGTTGCAGAGAAGTTTCGCGCCCAACAGGACTTGATCGCAGGCTTGCCTCAGTACCGCGACAGTGTGCTGGCGCTGCTGGACAAGTTGAGCTTCAGTCATGAGGCCACGGCACTGGAAGTCGGCCCGGGCGATGGCGGTTTCCTGCCGGACCTGGCGCGACGGTTCCAGCAGGTCACGGCGCTGGACAACAGCCCGGCGATGCTCGAACTGGCGCGCCAGCTCTGCGAGCGTGAAGCATTGGGCAACGTTCGCCTGCAGTTGGCGGACGCGCTGAACCACAACAGCCTGCAGGCCGACTGCGTGGTGTTGAATATGGTGCTGCACCATTTCGCCGCCCCCGCCGACGCCCTCAAGCAAATGGCCGGGCTGCTGCACCCCGGCGGTAGCCTGCTGGTCACGGATTTATGCAGCCACAACCAGAATTGGGCCAGGGAGGCCTGCGGTGATCTCTGGTTGGGTTTTGAACAGGACGATCTGGCCCGTTGGGCCACCGCTGCGGGACTCGTTCCCGGGGAAAGCCTCTATGTAGGTTTACGTAATGGTTTCCAGATCCAGGTCCGCCATTTTCAGCGGCCGACTGGCGACACTCACCATCGGTAAATATCAGGAAAACATCGAGATGAGCGAATACTCCCTTTTCACCTCCGAGTCCGTGTCTGAAGGGCATCCGGACAAAATCGCCGACCAGATTTCTGATGCGGTGCTGGACGCCATCATTGCTGAAGACAAGTTCGCCCGTGTGGCGTGCGAGACTCTGGTGAAAACCGGTGTAGCGATCATCGCTGGCGAAGTGACCACCACCGCCTGGGTCGACCTGGAGCAGATCGTCCGTGACGTGATCACCGACATCGGCTACACCAGCTCCGACGTCGGCTTTGACGGCGCGACCTGTGGCGTGATGAACATCATCGGCAAGCAGTCTCCCGACATCAACCAGGGTGTCGACCGTGCCAAGCCTGAAGATCAAGGCGCCGGCGACCAGGGCCTGATGTTCGGCTACGCCAGCAACGAAACCGACGTGCTGATGCCGGCACCGATCACGTTCTCGCACCAACTGGTGCAGCGTCAGGCCGAAGCCCGCAAGAACGGCCTGCTGCCGTGGCTGCGCCCCGACGCCAAGTCCCAGGTGACCTGCCGCTACGAAGGCGGCAAAGTCGTTGGTATCGACGCTGTCGTGCTGTCGACCCAGCACAACCCGGACGTGTCCTACGCCGACCTGCGCGAAGGCGTGATGGAGCTGATCGTCAAGCACGTGCTGCCTGCCGAACTGCTGAGCAAGGACACCCAGTTCCACATCAACCCGACTGGCCAGTTCATCATCGGCGGCCCGGTGGGCGACTGTGGCCTGACCGGTCGCAAGATCATCGTCGACAGCTACGGCGGCATGGCCCGCCACGGCGGTGGCGCGTTCTCGGGCAAGGACCCATCCAAGGTGGACCGCTCGGCCGCGTACGCCGGTCGCTACGTGGCCAAGAACATCGTCGCCGCCGGCCTGGCGGAGCGTTGCGAGATCCAAGTGTCCTACGCCATCGGTGTCGCCCAGCCTACGTCGATCTCGCTGAATACCTTCGGCACCGGCAAGATCAGCGATGACAAGATCG
Proteins encoded in this region:
- the fba gene encoding class II fructose-bisphosphate aldolase (catalyzes the reversible aldol condensation of dihydroxyacetonephosphate and glyceraldehyde 3-phosphate in the Calvin cycle, glycolysis, and/or gluconeogenesis), which translates into the protein MALISMRQMLDHAAEFGYGVPAFNVNNLEQMRAIMEAADKTDSPVIVQASAGARKYAGAPFLRHLILAAIEEFPHIPVCMHQDHGTSPDVCQRSIQLGFSSVMMDGSLGEDGKTPTDYEYNVRVTQQTVAMAHACGVSVEGELGCLGSLETGMAGEEDGIGAEGVLDHSQMLTDPEEAADFVKKTQVDALAIAIGTSHGAYKFTKPPTGDVLAIDRIKEIHKRIPNTHLVMHGSSSVPQEWLAIINQYGGDIKETYGVPVEEIVEGIKYGVRKVNIDTDLRLASTGAMRRLMATNPSEFDPRKFFGATVTAMRDVCIARYEAFGTAGNASKIKPISLEAMYQRYLKGELNAKVN
- a CDS encoding MliC family protein, which gives rise to MKGVFALAALALLAGCSSMNMFNKAEPADKWTTWTCDSKAEVNWRFANPARTEVDVRLGGSDQVYRLKQDVAASGVLYSNDQLAFHTKGEEGLVYWVATDDLIGRGCKAQ
- a CDS encoding phosphoglycerate kinase, whose product is MTVLKMTDLDLQGKRVLIREDLNVPVKDGVVTSDARILASLPTIKLALEKGAAVMVCSHLGRPTEGEFSAENSLKPVAEYLSKALGRDVPLVADYLGGVDVKAGDIVLFENVRFNKGEKKNSDELAQQYAALCDVFVMDAFGTAHRAEGSTHGVAKFAKVAAAGPLLAAELDALGKALGAPAQPMAAIVAGSKVSTKLDVLNSLSQICNQLIVGGGIANTFLAAAGHPVGKSLYEPDLLDTARAIAAKVSVPLPVDVVVAKEFAESAEATVKLIADVAADDMILDIGPQTAANFAELLKASQTILWNGPVGVFEFDQFGNGTKVLAKAIAESSAFSIAGGGDTLAAIDKYGVADQISYISTGGGAFLEFVEGKVLPAVEVLETRAKG
- the epd gene encoding erythrose-4-phosphate dehydrogenase is translated as MPQPRPYKVALNGYGRIGRCVLRALFERGAAAGFEIVAINDLADMASIEYLTRFDSTHGRFPGEVRVEGDCLHINGNCVQVLRSATPEGIDWNALGVDLVLECSGVYHTRADGQRFLDAGAPRVLFSQPMASEADVDATIVYGINQDCLTGNELLVSNASCTTNCSVPLLRLLDQAIGLDYVSITTIHSAMNDQPVIDAYHHEDLRRTRSAFQSVIPVSTGLARGIERLLPELAGRIQAKAVRVPTVNVSCLDITMQTVSDTDATEVNRILRDAATSGPLKGLLAYTELPHASCDFNHDPHSAIVDASQTRVSGPRLVNILAWFDNEWGFANRMLDVAEHYLHIASKQPQQ
- the tkt gene encoding transketolase translates to MPSRRERANAIRALSMDAVQKANSGHPGAPMGMADIAEVLWRDYLKHNPSNPSFADRDRFVLSNGHGSMLIYSLLHLTGYDVTIDDLKSFRQLHSRTPGHPEFGYTPGVETTTGPLGQGLANAVGFALAEKVLGAQFNRPGHDIVDHHTYVFLGDGCMMEGISHEVASLAGTLGLGKLIAFYDDNGISIDGEVEGWFTDDTPKRFEAYNWQVIRNVDGHDPEEIKTAIDTARKSAQPTLICCKTTIGFGSPNKQGKEDCHGAPLGDAEIALTREALKWTHGPFEIPADIYAEWDAKEKGLATEAEWDQRFAAYSAEFPELANELVRRLAGDLPADFSEKASAYIAEVAAKGETIASRKASQNTLNAFGPLLPEILGGSADLAGSNLTLWKGCKGVSAEDASGNYMYYGVREFGMSAIMNGVSLHGGLVPYGATFLMFMEYARNAVRMAALMKKRVIHVYTHDSIGLGEDGPTHQPVEQLTSLRTTPNLDCWRPADAVESAVAWKHAIERKDGPSALIFSRQNLQHQVRTDAQIADISRGGYVLKDCIGEPELILISTGSEVGLTVQAYDKLTAQGRNVRVVSMPCTSVFEAQDAGYKQSVLPLQVSARIAIEAAHADYWYKYVGLEGRVIGMTTYGESAPAPALFEEFGFTLENILGQAEELLED
- a CDS encoding ArsR/SmtB family transcription factor yields the protein MNLPVPSLRPDDGDELAALCKAAGDSLRLNVLRALANDSFGVLELAQIFAIGQSGMSHHLKVLAQADLVATRREGNAIFYRRALPHTELLGGKLHAALLEEVDNLSLPGDVQSRIGQVHGQRAAASQDFFARVAEKFRAQQDLIAGLPQYRDSVLALLDKLSFSHEATALEVGPGDGGFLPDLARRFQQVTALDNSPAMLELARQLCEREALGNVRLQLADALNHNSLQADCVVLNMVLHHFAAPADALKQMAGLLHPGGSLLVTDLCSHNQNWAREACGDLWLGFEQDDLARWATAAGLVPGESLYVGLRNGFQIQVRHFQRPTGDTHHR
- the metK gene encoding methionine adenosyltransferase is translated as MSEYSLFTSESVSEGHPDKIADQISDAVLDAIIAEDKFARVACETLVKTGVAIIAGEVTTTAWVDLEQIVRDVITDIGYTSSDVGFDGATCGVMNIIGKQSPDINQGVDRAKPEDQGAGDQGLMFGYASNETDVLMPAPITFSHQLVQRQAEARKNGLLPWLRPDAKSQVTCRYEGGKVVGIDAVVLSTQHNPDVSYADLREGVMELIVKHVLPAELLSKDTQFHINPTGQFIIGGPVGDCGLTGRKIIVDSYGGMARHGGGAFSGKDPSKVDRSAAYAGRYVAKNIVAAGLAERCEIQVSYAIGVAQPTSISLNTFGTGKISDDKIVKLVREIFDLRPYAITTMLDLLHPMYQETAAYGHFGRTPAQKTVGDDTFTTFTWEKTDRANDLRTAAGL